One window from the genome of Serinibacter salmoneus encodes:
- a CDS encoding cysteine desulfurase family protein, protein MRLYLDEAATAPPRREVLEAMWPFLTARFGNPASVHEIGRDADAALEDARGTVARALGGRPGEIVFTSGGTEGANTAIKGIALASPRGRHVLVSAVEHAAVLESADWLGRIGYEVERLPVDATGTVIPEALAARLRPETTLVSVQLANNEVGTIQPVAELAALTREVGAAFHTDAVQAAGWLPIDVATLGVDALTLSGHKLGGPRGTGALWLRRGMRIEPLIHGGGQERGRRSGTVDVAGAVGLATALAAGHPGAQALAERRDAFIARVLDGVAPLIPDVALTGHATRRLPGHASFVLPGVNGEAVLLALEERGVVVSSGSACHAGSTEPSGVLTAMGLAPEVAQTAIRFSFGEARTAEELDGAARLLVEAVAAVTG, encoded by the coding sequence ATGAGGCTCTACCTGGACGAGGCCGCGACCGCGCCGCCGCGCCGTGAGGTGCTCGAGGCCATGTGGCCCTTCCTCACCGCGCGCTTCGGCAACCCCGCCAGCGTGCACGAGATCGGCCGGGACGCCGACGCCGCACTCGAGGACGCCCGCGGCACCGTGGCGCGCGCGCTGGGAGGCCGCCCCGGGGAGATCGTGTTCACCTCCGGCGGCACCGAGGGCGCCAACACGGCCATCAAGGGCATCGCCCTGGCGAGCCCGCGCGGCCGGCACGTGCTCGTCAGCGCCGTCGAGCACGCCGCGGTGCTGGAGAGCGCCGACTGGCTCGGCCGGATCGGCTACGAGGTGGAGCGCCTCCCCGTCGATGCCACCGGCACGGTCATCCCCGAGGCGCTCGCCGCCCGGCTGCGCCCCGAGACCACCCTGGTCAGCGTGCAGCTGGCGAACAACGAGGTGGGCACGATCCAGCCGGTCGCCGAGCTCGCGGCGCTCACGCGCGAGGTCGGCGCCGCATTCCACACCGATGCGGTGCAGGCCGCCGGCTGGCTGCCGATCGACGTCGCCACCCTCGGGGTGGACGCCCTGACGCTCTCGGGTCACAAGCTCGGCGGTCCCCGCGGCACGGGCGCGCTGTGGCTGCGCCGCGGCATGCGGATCGAGCCGTTGATCCACGGTGGCGGCCAGGAACGAGGCAGGCGCTCCGGCACGGTCGACGTCGCCGGGGCCGTGGGTCTGGCGACCGCCCTGGCCGCCGGTCACCCGGGCGCCCAGGCCCTCGCCGAGCGGCGCGATGCGTTCATTGCCAGGGTGCTCGACGGCGTCGCCCCCCTGATCCCGGACGTCGCCCTGACCGGGCACGCCACCCGGCGTCTGCCGGGTCACGCGTCCTTCGTCCTGCCCGGCGTGAACGGGGAGGCGGTCCTGCTCGCTCTGGAGGAGCGCGGCGTCGTCGTCTCCTCCGGATCGGCCTGCCACGCCGGCTCCACCGAACCCTCCGGGGTGCTCACCGCGATGGGCCTGGCGCCCGAGGTGGCACAGACGGCGATCAGGTTCAGCTTCGGGGAGGCCCGCACAGCCGAGGAACTCGACGGCGCCGCTCGCCTGCTGGTGGAGGCGGTCGCCGCCGTCACGGGCTAG